The Leptospira dzoumogneensis genome includes a window with the following:
- the trpA gene encoding tryptophan synthase subunit alpha: MSAIKSVFSDSKSAFIPYISLGDPNYDLCVDWADALIRGGADILELGIPFSDPVADGPVIQKAFKRALANPFSMDTILETTEKIHSLHPHIPLVYLTYFNPIFHYGFEKFAEKAKIAGIQGMIIPDLPYDTPETDELFKSLKRRGVDLIHLVTPATPLNRMKGIRDFASGFIYYVTSYGVTGERKSISADLEDRIKITKEVISLPVSAGFGISDADQAKEISQYADGIIIGSAVQRIIEENGSNPSLCRKKLEEYAQSISGSLRGKN, from the coding sequence TTGAGCGCAATTAAGAGCGTTTTTTCAGATTCAAAAAGCGCATTCATTCCTTATATTTCTTTAGGAGATCCAAACTACGACCTATGTGTGGATTGGGCGGATGCTCTTATCAGAGGCGGCGCTGATATTTTAGAATTGGGGATCCCATTCTCGGATCCTGTTGCAGATGGACCGGTGATCCAAAAAGCATTCAAACGTGCTCTTGCAAATCCATTCTCCATGGATACAATTTTGGAAACGACCGAGAAGATACATTCTTTACATCCTCATATTCCTTTAGTGTATCTAACGTATTTTAATCCTATCTTTCATTACGGTTTCGAAAAGTTCGCGGAGAAGGCAAAGATCGCGGGTATCCAAGGTATGATCATCCCGGATCTTCCATATGATACCCCTGAGACTGACGAATTATTCAAATCCTTAAAAAGAAGAGGGGTGGATCTGATCCATTTGGTCACCCCAGCTACTCCTTTGAATCGTATGAAAGGAATTAGAGACTTTGCTTCCGGATTTATCTACTATGTGACTTCTTATGGAGTGACCGGTGAAAGAAAATCCATCTCTGCGGATCTGGAAGACAGGATCAAAATAACGAAAGAAGTGATTTCTCTTCCAGTAAGTGCTGGGTTTGGGATCTCGGACGCGGACCAGGCGAAAGAAATTTCCCAGTACGCTGACGGGATCATCATAGGATCTGCCGTACAAAGGATCATAGAAGAGAATGGTTCTAATCCTAGTCTTTGTAGAAAAAAACTGGAAGAATACGCGCAATCGATTTCCGGTTCTTTGAGAGGAAAGAACTAG
- the trpB gene encoding tryptophan synthase subunit beta — translation MAKERSFTEKEGYFGDFGGRYSPEILTEALIELEDTYNKLRKDKKFQKDLEFYRKNYIGRPSPLTYAEKLTKAWGGAKIWLKREDLNHTGAHKINNTIGQALIAKAMGKRRIIAETGAGQHGVATATVGALFEFETAIFMGEEDLRRQKLNAIRMQMLGAKVIGVSSGTATLKDATSEAMRDWALNVSNTHYIVGSVIGPHPFPTIVRDFQKVVGEESKKQFKKENDKLPDAVVACVGGGSNAMGMFYGFLNDKKVKLYGVEAGGRGPSPGEHSATMLFGKTGFLHGTKTLVIQDEGGQVVPAHSVSAGLDYPGVGPEHAHLHSSGRVTYETVSDQGALDAFMEVCRVEGIIPALETAHAFRFAKDLAKELGKKKDILICLSGRGDKDVAEVARLVGFSQGDLI, via the coding sequence ATGGCTAAAGAACGCAGCTTCACTGAAAAAGAAGGATACTTCGGAGATTTTGGAGGAAGATATTCCCCCGAGATCTTGACCGAAGCATTGATCGAGTTGGAAGATACTTACAATAAACTCCGTAAGGATAAAAAATTCCAAAAGGATCTGGAGTTTTATAGAAAGAATTATATCGGAAGACCCTCTCCTCTGACTTATGCGGAGAAACTGACCAAAGCTTGGGGTGGGGCTAAAATTTGGCTCAAACGTGAGGACCTGAATCATACAGGCGCCCATAAGATCAATAATACGATCGGCCAGGCGCTTATTGCAAAAGCAATGGGCAAACGTAGGATCATTGCAGAAACAGGAGCAGGCCAACATGGTGTGGCAACTGCTACGGTGGGTGCTTTATTCGAATTTGAAACAGCTATCTTTATGGGAGAAGAAGATCTCCGCCGTCAAAAACTGAATGCGATCCGTATGCAGATGCTCGGTGCGAAAGTGATCGGAGTTTCTTCCGGGACTGCAACTTTAAAGGACGCAACTTCGGAAGCGATGAGAGATTGGGCATTAAATGTTTCTAATACTCATTATATAGTAGGTTCGGTGATCGGACCTCATCCTTTTCCTACGATCGTCCGCGATTTCCAAAAAGTAGTGGGAGAAGAATCCAAAAAGCAGTTCAAAAAAGAGAACGATAAACTTCCGGACGCTGTGGTTGCCTGTGTAGGCGGCGGTTCCAATGCAATGGGAATGTTTTACGGATTTCTAAATGATAAAAAAGTAAAATTGTACGGTGTGGAAGCCGGGGGAAGAGGACCTTCTCCCGGGGAACATTCTGCCACAATGCTTTTTGGTAAGACCGGATTTTTACATGGAACCAAAACTTTGGTGATCCAAGACGAAGGTGGACAGGTAGTTCCTGCTCATTCTGTTTCTGCCGGATTGGATTATCCAGGTGTAGGACCTGAACACGCTCATTTACATTCTTCCGGAAGAGTAACCTACGAGACTGTTTCCGATCAGGGAGCCTTGGACGCATTCATGGAAGTTTGCAGGGTAGAAGGTATCATCCCTGCATTAGAAACTGCTCATGCTTTCCGATTTGCCAAGGATCTTGCAAAAGAGCTTGGAAAGAAAAAAGACATTCTGATCTGTCTTTCCGGAAGAGGAGATAAAGACGTAGCAGAAGTAGCAAGACTTGTCGGTTTTTCACAAGGAGATTTGATTTGA